The following proteins come from a genomic window of Galactobacillus timonensis:
- a CDS encoding terminase large subunit, whose translation MAETVYMLEYAHKIINGEIPACTKLITEYRRLLYDYERPGKYHYDPVRANRPIEFIERFCRQSQGNFGAPIRLELYQKAALNALFGFVDDNGMRRFHECVIIMARKNGKSTLVAAVALYMLIADREGAPEIYCLATKREQAQHTYLECAHMLQHSGALKSVARKRQNDIYCTANFGYIRALASNTNGMDGLNAHCAIIDELAAIRDRDLYDLMRQSMSARRQPLLFEITTAGFIRNSVYDAQYEYASKVLDGTVEDERFLPLIYEQDDRREIDDERLWVKSNPGLGAIKKIGELRANVEKAKASPPDMATVLVKDFNIIANASQAWLPWDVLNNEARITGPFPRYAIGGMDAADSVDMNAAVLIGRRADSNEILVRTHCWIPRTKLSATSDATRTNTDGAPYELWAQRGMITIVDDVRVNKRVFLDWFRDQRDTQGIWPIWIGYDPWHIDDSLLAQFSAEFGEQTMVPVRQGVITLSGPMKNLRADLEAHRINYDNNPVMKWCLGNTYVRTDTNGNIQPVKGKQSGRIDAFAALLDAYTVYDQHADEYSSWAQYESETEAH comes from the coding sequence ATGGCGGAGACCGTTTACATGCTTGAGTATGCGCACAAGATCATCAATGGCGAGATCCCCGCATGCACGAAGCTGATCACAGAGTACAGGCGCCTGCTATACGACTACGAGCGCCCCGGCAAATATCACTATGACCCCGTACGCGCTAACCGCCCTATTGAGTTTATCGAGCGGTTTTGCCGTCAATCGCAAGGAAATTTTGGTGCGCCGATCCGACTGGAGCTATACCAGAAAGCCGCATTGAACGCTTTGTTTGGCTTTGTAGATGATAACGGAATGCGCCGGTTCCATGAGTGCGTGATCATCATGGCACGCAAGAACGGAAAGAGCACATTGGTCGCAGCGGTCGCACTTTACATGCTGATCGCTGACCGTGAGGGCGCACCCGAGATTTACTGCCTAGCGACAAAGCGCGAGCAGGCACAGCATACATATCTGGAGTGTGCACACATGTTGCAGCACAGCGGAGCACTAAAGTCAGTCGCCCGCAAGCGGCAAAATGATATTTACTGTACCGCCAATTTTGGATACATCCGGGCTCTTGCAAGTAACACCAACGGCATGGATGGCCTGAACGCACATTGCGCAATCATCGACGAGCTGGCTGCAATACGTGACCGTGATTTGTATGACCTCATGCGGCAGTCGATGAGCGCACGCAGACAGCCCCTGCTATTCGAGATCACCACAGCTGGCTTTATCCGTAATAGCGTATATGACGCACAGTACGAGTACGCAAGCAAAGTGCTGGACGGCACGGTAGAGGACGAACGATTCCTGCCACTAATTTATGAGCAGGATGACCGCCGTGAGATCGACGATGAGCGCCTATGGGTGAAAAGCAACCCGGGTTTGGGTGCGATCAAGAAGATTGGCGAATTGCGAGCTAATGTCGAAAAAGCAAAAGCATCCCCGCCTGATATGGCAACGGTGCTTGTGAAAGATTTCAATATTATCGCAAATGCATCGCAGGCATGGTTGCCGTGGGACGTATTGAACAACGAGGCGCGCATTACTGGTCCGTTCCCGCGCTATGCGATTGGCGGTATGGACGCCGCCGACAGCGTGGATATGAACGCCGCCGTACTGATCGGCAGGAGAGCGGACAGCAATGAGATCCTCGTGCGCACACACTGCTGGATACCGCGCACAAAACTGAGCGCAACCAGCGACGCAACGCGCACAAACACCGACGGGGCGCCTTATGAGCTATGGGCGCAGCGCGGGATGATAACAATTGTGGACGACGTACGCGTTAACAAGCGCGTATTTTTGGATTGGTTCCGCGATCAGCGCGATACGCAAGGAATCTGGCCGATATGGATTGGCTATGACCCGTGGCACATTGACGATTCGCTATTGGCGCAGTTCAGCGCTGAATTTGGCGAGCAGACAATGGTTCCGGTCCGACAGGGCGTTATCACGCTATCCGGGCCGATGAAGAACTTGCGCGCTGATTTGGAGGCGCACCGCATTAACTACGACAACAACCCCGTTATGAAATGGTGTCTGGGCAACACATACGTACGGACCGACACAAACGGGAACATACAGCCGGTGAAGGGCAAGCAAAGCGGGCGCATTGACGCATTTGCCGCCCTGCTTGACGCGTACACGGTATATGACCAGCACGCGGATGAATACAGTTCGTGGGCGCAATATGAAAGCGAAACGGAGGCGCATTGA
- a CDS encoding HNH endonuclease, which produces MHTDIAGPVQNFLSLDKYLNDFFPAGNLPPAVSVCERTEAQMAHDYARWFYTSKRWRQTRQAYIDYRRGIDGGICEICHERLGEIVHHKTMITPANISDPNVTLSFANLQLVCWQCHNALPGHAWGHNEALAKQRSRRVMFGENGDPIGIRETDEEKFVKGIPPFHKES; this is translated from the coding sequence GGGCCGGTGCAAAATTTCCTCTCCCTCGACAAATATCTGAATGATTTCTTTCCTGCCGGCAACCTTCCGCCGGCGGTATCTGTATGTGAACGCACGGAGGCACAAATGGCGCACGACTACGCACGCTGGTTTTACACGTCTAAACGATGGCGACAAACCAGACAGGCATATATCGACTACCGGCGCGGCATTGACGGCGGTATCTGCGAGATATGCCACGAACGTCTGGGCGAGATTGTCCATCACAAAACGATGATCACGCCGGCGAACATCAGCGATCCGAATGTGACGTTATCGTTCGCAAATCTTCAGCTTGTATGCTGGCAATGCCACAATGCATTACCGGGTCACGCATGGGGACACAACGAGGCACTGGCAAAACAACGCAGCCGGCGCGTAATGTTTGGCGAGAACGGCGATCCAATCGGAATCCGCGAAACAGATGAAGAAAAATTTGTGAAGGGCATCCCCCCTTTTCACAAAGAATCATGA
- a CDS encoding phage major capsid protein, translating into MTLNEYQDKMKDLAARGKDAAQAGRLDEADAIKAEAEATRKAFEAEKAAAAEKAAMANTKPAAPFMAMAANTKVNMEDRTMTENMNLAATPEYRNAFLKRISGRDLNDAEKQAYEMVNADFTHTTETLAGVIPTQIADRIWNTIDETHSILDDIQTLRGTGVVMELPVHTEVKAGKAKKTAEGAANDDEQNTLATIKLAGNDYSKDVVLSYAARNMAIDALENYLVQEIGAQLADAMAADVVATVEGAIDSGNKLTSTKLAYTDITKLFGTLKRCSQKVAYVSSSTLYNQLANLTDTTGRPLFVPSVNDDAADGALLGAKVRIEDAVADGVILVGDPQRVVNNVVTDVLIESDKDIKSHTFIYSGYARAEAGLVDSKSFATLTIGG; encoded by the coding sequence ATGACACTCAATGAGTACCAGGACAAGATGAAGGATCTCGCGGCGCGCGGTAAGGACGCCGCACAGGCCGGACGGTTAGACGAAGCTGACGCCATCAAGGCGGAGGCTGAGGCGACCCGGAAGGCGTTTGAAGCAGAAAAGGCAGCGGCCGCCGAAAAAGCCGCAATGGCAAACACAAAACCCGCGGCGCCGTTTATGGCTATGGCCGCTAATACAAAAGTCAATATGGAGGATAGAACGATGACTGAAAACATGAATCTTGCAGCAACACCCGAATATCGCAATGCGTTCCTGAAGCGCATCAGCGGCCGCGATCTCAACGACGCCGAAAAGCAGGCTTATGAAATGGTCAATGCGGACTTTACGCACACGACCGAAACGCTGGCCGGCGTAATCCCGACACAGATTGCAGACCGCATTTGGAACACGATTGACGAAACCCACAGCATTCTGGACGACATTCAGACACTGCGCGGAACTGGCGTAGTTATGGAACTGCCGGTTCACACCGAGGTCAAGGCCGGCAAGGCAAAGAAGACCGCTGAGGGCGCAGCAAACGATGACGAACAGAACACGCTTGCAACGATTAAACTCGCCGGCAATGACTACTCTAAGGACGTAGTGCTTTCTTATGCTGCACGCAACATGGCAATTGACGCGCTGGAAAATTATCTGGTGCAGGAAATCGGCGCACAGCTCGCAGACGCTATGGCGGCTGACGTCGTTGCGACGGTTGAGGGCGCTATCGATTCCGGCAACAAGCTGACTAGCACAAAGCTTGCATATACCGACATCACGAAGCTGTTCGGCACACTGAAGCGCTGCTCGCAGAAGGTTGCATACGTTTCGAGTTCTACGCTTTACAACCAGCTCGCAAATCTGACCGACACGACCGGACGCCCGCTGTTTGTTCCGTCTGTCAACGATGACGCAGCCGATGGCGCACTGCTGGGCGCAAAGGTTCGCATTGAAGACGCGGTTGCAGATGGCGTTATTCTCGTAGGCGACCCGCAGAGAGTTGTAAACAATGTTGTCACGGACGTGCTGATTGAATCCGATAAGGACATCAAATCGCATACGTTCATCTACAGCGGCTATGCACGCGCAGAGGCCGGTCTGGTTGACAGCAAGAGTTTTGCAACGCTGACTATCGGCGGCTGA
- a CDS encoding phage portal protein codes for MSIFSRFRALINPRRVSGVELMTSDTRGVYAWSGSVYRSDIVRACTRPAVSAVGKLTPKHIIETTRDDGGRDIRVNPSNSIRFLLEEPNQYMTMQAMLEKLASQLMLNGNAFAVIQRDDYGNAIAIYPIAATSVDAAYTPAGALYLTFTLTNGKRFSFDYDDVIHIRRDYHDNELFGSPIAPALAPLLDVVTTTDQGIINAIKNGGAIRWLLKFKSVLPPSDMKRQTDEFARTWLSTANTSGVAGVNSMADAQQVSTHDYVPNADVIDRTTARIYALFGVSPDIVSNKANEAQTTAYFDAQIEPIERQLSAEFTRKLFSRRERAFGNRIVFEASAWDSASLNTKLALSAMVDRGALTPNEWRRAFNLAPVPGGDEPIRRLDTAAVTGTDTESADTDARRITASADDLTFPDANIKPKEVAPNE; via the coding sequence ATGAGCATTTTTTCACGATTCAGAGCACTTATTAACCCGCGCCGCGTTTCCGGCGTTGAGCTAATGACATCCGATACGCGCGGCGTATACGCATGGAGCGGTTCGGTTTATCGCAGCGATATCGTACGCGCATGCACACGCCCCGCAGTTTCGGCCGTGGGCAAATTGACGCCGAAACATATTATCGAAACGACGCGAGACGATGGCGGGCGCGACATCCGCGTCAATCCGTCAAACAGTATTCGGTTTCTGCTTGAAGAGCCAAACCAATATATGACGATGCAGGCAATGCTTGAAAAACTTGCCTCGCAGCTAATGCTAAACGGCAACGCATTCGCGGTGATTCAGCGCGACGATTACGGAAACGCTATTGCTATATACCCTATCGCCGCAACAAGCGTAGACGCCGCATATACGCCAGCGGGGGCGCTTTATCTGACATTCACGCTGACAAACGGCAAACGGTTCAGTTTCGATTACGACGACGTTATCCACATCCGCCGCGATTACCACGATAACGAGCTGTTCGGCTCACCTATCGCGCCGGCGCTTGCCCCGCTTCTGGACGTTGTAACAACCACCGATCAGGGCATTATCAACGCGATCAAAAACGGCGGCGCTATCCGGTGGCTGTTGAAATTTAAGTCGGTGCTGCCGCCTAGCGACATGAAAAGGCAGACGGATGAATTCGCGCGTACGTGGCTATCTACAGCAAACACATCCGGCGTGGCGGGCGTTAACAGTATGGCCGACGCGCAGCAGGTATCAACGCACGATTACGTACCGAACGCTGACGTCATTGACCGTACGACGGCGCGCATTTACGCGCTGTTTGGCGTATCGCCGGATATCGTATCAAACAAGGCAAACGAAGCGCAGACAACGGCATATTTCGACGCACAGATTGAACCGATTGAGCGGCAGTTAAGCGCTGAATTTACGCGAAAACTTTTCAGCAGACGCGAGCGCGCGTTCGGCAATCGTATCGTATTCGAGGCGAGCGCGTGGGACAGTGCATCACTGAACACAAAACTCGCGCTTAGCGCAATGGTTGACCGTGGAGCGCTTACGCCTAACGAATGGCGGCGCGCATTTAATTTGGCACCTGTTCCGGGCGGAGATGAACCGATTCGGCGTCTCGATACAGCTGCCGTTACTGGAACCGATACGGAAAGCGCAGACACCGACGCGCGCCGGATTACGGCGAGCGCTGACGATCTGACATTTCCGGACGCAAATATCAAACCTAAGGAGGTAGCACCCAATGAGTGA
- a CDS encoding head maturation protease, ClpP-related, protein MSDINVRGVIVSDDDAWIYDYMGMTQTHPSAVSDAIASADANEPLDVYINSPGGEINAGSEIYSALKRAGDRVHIHITGEAASAASVIAMAGWCDMEPTARMMVHNVSTTASGDYRDMDAASEALKTANRAIAAAYVAKTGMTEKDALSLMDHETWLTAQDALDYGLIDAISAPQSDKTGGDGQFTNSTAETLPEAVKTRLRAKREALIEYFDNLNTED, encoded by the coding sequence ATGAGTGATATTAACGTGCGCGGCGTGATTGTATCCGATGACGACGCATGGATTTACGACTACATGGGCATGACACAAACGCACCCGAGCGCCGTATCCGACGCAATCGCGAGCGCAGACGCAAACGAACCGCTGGACGTATACATCAATAGCCCTGGCGGCGAGATCAACGCAGGCAGCGAGATTTATTCCGCACTGAAGCGCGCAGGCGACCGTGTGCACATCCACATCACCGGCGAGGCGGCATCGGCCGCTTCAGTCATTGCTATGGCCGGGTGGTGCGACATGGAACCGACGGCGCGCATGATGGTCCACAACGTATCAACGACCGCATCTGGCGATTACCGCGATATGGACGCCGCTAGTGAAGCACTGAAGACCGCAAACCGCGCAATCGCCGCCGCGTATGTCGCAAAGACCGGCATGACGGAAAAGGACGCTTTATCGCTTATGGATCACGAAACGTGGCTGACCGCGCAGGACGCGCTAGACTACGGCCTGATTGACGCGATTTCAGCCCCGCAGAGCGACAAAACGGGCGGAGACGGACAGTTTACCAACAGCACCGCAGAAACGCTTCCAGAGGCCGTTAAAACGCGTCTGAGAGCAAAGCGTGAAGCGCTGATTGAGTATTTCGACAACCTGAACACGGAGGATTAA
- a CDS encoding HK97 gp10 family phage protein, with amino-acid sequence MAQNDIERELTKQLSAYTDAVAAKVKQAVKATAEDTKTQLRKTSPGTRYRRGWSVVVRKETPAYMVCGVQNRLYRLTHLLENSHKLRNGGRTDPANGFGGRVHIAPAAEAAAEDLSERVERIIEETK; translated from the coding sequence ATGGCGCAGAACGACATTGAACGCGAATTGACGAAGCAGCTGTCCGCATACACTGACGCCGTTGCCGCGAAGGTGAAACAAGCCGTCAAAGCGACCGCAGAGGACACGAAAACGCAATTGCGCAAAACATCGCCCGGCACACGCTATCGGCGTGGATGGAGCGTCGTTGTGCGCAAGGAAACACCCGCATACATGGTTTGCGGCGTGCAGAACCGGCTGTATCGGTTGACGCATCTGCTGGAAAATTCGCACAAGCTGCGCAACGGCGGACGTACAGATCCTGCTAACGGGTTTGGCGGCCGCGTGCATATTGCGCCGGCAGCAGAAGCCGCGGCAGAAGATCTGTCAGAGCGCGTTGAGCGCATCATAGAGGAGACAAAATGA